One region of Octopus sinensis linkage group LG30, ASM634580v1, whole genome shotgun sequence genomic DNA includes:
- the LOC115226445 gene encoding zinc finger protein 271-like isoform X1 produces the protein MEIELIEKKVKYETDSKSIDFIDDEKNEKGKAPYQCDVCGKSFTHSTSLTKHKCIHTGEKVYCCDVCGKSFSEANHLTKHKHIHTGEKPYHCNTCGKSFSQNSSLYKHRRIHTGEKPYCCDVCGKSFSLKGNLITHQRIHTGEKPYRCDVCDKSFSQSVHLTTHIRIHTGEKPYFCDVCSKSFSENSSLTKHKRIHTVKKPYQCDICDKSFSDGRRFTKHKRIHTGEKPFHCDVCGKSFSQSSDLGRHKRIHAGEKPYQCNICGKSFSHGHTLTVHKYTHTGEKPYHCDICGKSFSHGPVLTTHKRIHTGEKPYRCDICDKLFSDAAHLTRHKRIHTGLKLYHCDICAKSFSQKYSLITHQRIHTGEKPYHCDICGNSFSHRYSLTIHKHLHTGDKPYHCDACGKSFSYKHTLTTHKHIHTGEKPYHCNTCGKSFSESSYLTQHKRIHTGEKPYHCDVCGKSFSQKHNLVTHKRIHTGEKPYHCEICGKSFSGRVYLTKHKRTHTRGKPYRCDICGESFSQKRQLSEHVATHTEQ, from the exons aTGGAAATTGAGTT aattgAGAAGAAGGTTAAATATGAAACAGACTCTAAAAGTATTGATTTTATTGATgatgaaaaaaatgagaaagggaAAGCACCGtatcagtgtgatgtctgtggtaaatcattcactcacagTACCAGCCTGACtaaacataaatgtattcatacaggagaaaaggtGTAttgctgtgatgtctgtggtaaatcattctctgaggcaaatcatttaactaaacacaagcacatccatacaggagagaagccataccattgcaatacctgtggtaaatcattctctcaaaatagcaGCCTGTATAAACATAGACGTatacatacaggtgagaaaccatattgctgtgatgtctgtggtaagtcCTTCTCTCTGAAAGGTAACCTAATCACTCaccaacgcattcatacaggagaaaaaccatatcgctgtgatgtctgtgataaatcattttctcagaGCGTTCACCTgactacacacatacgcattcacacaggtGAAAAGCCATATTTCTGTGAcgtctgtagtaaatcattctctgagaaTAGCTCCTTAACCAAACATAAGCGTATCCATACAGTaaagaagccatatcagtgtgatatctgtgataaatcattctctgatggaaGACGTTTCACTAAACACaagcgcattcatacaggtgagaaaccctttcactgtgatgtctgtggtaaatcgttctctcaaAGTAGTGACTTAGgtagacataaacgtattcatgcaggagagaaaccatatcagtgtaatatctgtggtaaatccttttctcATGGCCATACTTTAActgtacacaaatacactcacacaggagagaagccatatcactgtgacatctgtggcaaATCGTTTTCCCATGGACCTgtcttaactactcacaaacgtattcatacgggagaaaagccatatcgctgtgatatctgtgataaattgTTCTCAGATGCTGCTCacttgactagacacaaacgcattcatacaggactGAAgctgtatcactgtgatatttgtgctaaatcattctctcaaaaatatAGCTTAATTActcaccaacgtattcatacaggagagaaaccatatcactgtgatatctgtggtaattcaTTCTCGCATAGATATTCCTTAACTATTCACAAACAtcttcatacaggagacaaaccgtatcattgtgatgcctgtggtaaatcgttttcttATAAACATACTCtaactactcacaaacacattcacacaggtgagaagccatatcactgtaacacctgtggtaaatcgttctcagAAAGTAGTTacttaactcaacacaaacgcattcacacaggagagaaaccatatcactgtgatgtctgtggtaaatccttctctcagaaaCATAACTTAgtcactcacaaacgtattcatactggagaaaaaccatatcactgtgaaatctgcggTAAATCCTTTTCTGGACGTGTCTACTTAACTAAACATAAGCGCACACATACAAGAGGGAAACcgtatcgctgtgatatctgtggtgaatcattttctcaaaaacgTCAATTGAGTGAACACGTTGCTACCCATACGGAACAATGA
- the LOC115226445 gene encoding zinc finger protein 271-like isoform X2 yields the protein MVMIKKKIMEIEKKVKYETDSKSIDFIDDEKNEKGKAPYQCDVCGKSFTHSTSLTKHKCIHTGEKVYCCDVCGKSFSEANHLTKHKHIHTGEKPYHCNTCGKSFSQNSSLYKHRRIHTGEKPYCCDVCGKSFSLKGNLITHQRIHTGEKPYRCDVCDKSFSQSVHLTTHIRIHTGEKPYFCDVCSKSFSENSSLTKHKRIHTVKKPYQCDICDKSFSDGRRFTKHKRIHTGEKPFHCDVCGKSFSQSSDLGRHKRIHAGEKPYQCNICGKSFSHGHTLTVHKYTHTGEKPYHCDICGKSFSHGPVLTTHKRIHTGEKPYRCDICDKLFSDAAHLTRHKRIHTGLKLYHCDICAKSFSQKYSLITHQRIHTGEKPYHCDICGNSFSHRYSLTIHKHLHTGDKPYHCDACGKSFSYKHTLTTHKHIHTGEKPYHCDVCGKSFSQKHNLVTHKRIHTGEKPYHCEICGKSFSGRVYLTKHKRTHTRGKPYRCDICGESFSQKRQLSEHVATHTEQ from the exons AtggtgatgataaaaaaaaaaattatggaaattgAGAAGAAGGTTAAATATGAAACAGACTCTAAAAGTATTGATTTTATTGATgatgaaaaaaatgagaaagggaAAGCACCGtatcagtgtgatgtctgtggtaaatcattcactcacagTACCAGCCTGACtaaacataaatgtattcatacaggagaaaaggtGTAttgctgtgatgtctgtggtaaatcattctctgaggcaaatcatttaactaaacacaagcacatccatacaggagagaagccataccattgcaatacctgtggtaaatcattctctcaaaatagcaGCCTGTATAAACATAGACGTatacatacaggtgagaaaccatattgctgtgatgtctgtggtaagtcCTTCTCTCTGAAAGGTAACCTAATCACTCaccaacgcattcatacaggagaaaaaccatatcgctgtgatgtctgtgataaatcattttctcagaGCGTTCACCTgactacacacatacgcattcacacaggtGAAAAGCCATATTTCTGTGAcgtctgtagtaaatcattctctgagaaTAGCTCCTTAACCAAACATAAGCGTATCCATACAGTaaagaagccatatcagtgtgatatctgtgataaatcattctctgatggaaGACGTTTCACTAAACACaagcgcattcatacaggtgagaaaccctttcactgtgatgtctgtggtaaatcgttctctcaaAGTAGTGACTTAGgtagacataaacgtattcatgcaggagagaaaccatatcagtgtaatatctgtggtaaatccttttctcATGGCCATACTTTAActgtacacaaatacactcacacaggagagaagccatatcactgtgacatctgtggcaaATCGTTTTCCCATGGACCTgtcttaactactcacaaacgtattcatacgggagaaaagccatatcgctgtgatatctgtgataaattgTTCTCAGATGCTGCTCacttgactagacacaaacgcattcatacaggactGAAgctgtatcactgtgatatttgtgctaaatcattctctcaaaaatatAGCTTAATTActcaccaacgtattcatacaggagagaaaccatatcactgtgatatctgtggtaattcaTTCTCGCATAGATATTCCTTAACTATTCACAAACAtcttcatacaggagacaaaccgtatcattgtgatgcctgtggtaaatcgttttcttATAAACATACTCtaactactcacaaacacattcacacag gagagaaaccatatcactgtgatgtctgtggtaaatccttctctcagaaaCATAACTTAgtcactcacaaacgtattcatactggagaaaaaccatatcactgtgaaatctgcggTAAATCCTTTTCTGGACGTGTCTACTTAACTAAACATAAGCGCACACATACAAGAGGGAAACcgtatcgctgtgatatctgtggtgaatcattttctcaaaaacgTCAATTGAGTGAACACGTTGCTACCCATACGGAACAATGA
- the LOC115226448 gene encoding zinc finger protein 665-like isoform X2, with translation MADVNHLDTSVFNPLDSVTWTYNDMKPLCSETFIQERSLDRNIADYRCDICWKTFSSEDEVLTHREIHNRGKFYQCKVCGKGFVSDGDLTKHIRRHTGEKPYQCELCEKTFFENSSLVRHRRIHTGEKLFHCETCGKFFVCKSNLTAHKRTHTGEKPYHCEICGKSFLENSGLLRHRRIHTGEKLFRCEVCGKPFLSNSNLTTHKRTHTGERPYGCGICGKSFSDKSTLVVHQRIHSGEKLFHCEVCGKSFATNSNFTAHRRVHTGERPYECTICDKSFSDNSSFIHHRRIHTGEKPYKCDICGKSFSDNSNLVVHRRIHTGEKRFRCGLCGKCFVTNCDLNKHKRVHSGEKPFHCDICGKSFSDNSSLSVHRRTHTGEKRFRCEICTKSFITNGHLKSHKRIHSGEKPFRCDICGKSFRQNSYLVVHQRIHTGEKPFHCEICGKSFVSNSDLTKHIRVHTGEKPYRCETCGKSFVSNSDLRSHKRVHTGEKPFYCEMCGKSFSDKINACSSPKNPR, from the exons ATGGCAGACGTTAATCACTTGGACACttctgtttttaaccctttagattCAGTGACGTGGACATACAATGATATGAAACCGTTATGTAGTGAGACATTTATTCAAGAACGATCGTTGGATAGAAACATTGCTGACTACCGCTGTGATATTTGTTGGAAAACCTTCTCTTCGGAAGATGAAGTTTTGACACACCGAGAAATACACAACAGGGGAAAATTCTATCAATGTAAAGTGTGCGGGAAAGGTTTTGTTTCTGATGGCGATTTAACCAAACATATACGAAGGCACACGGGAGaaaaaccttatcagtgtgagtTATGTGAGAAAACGTTCTTTGAGAATTCTAGTCTCGTACGTCACCGTAGAATACACACGGGGGAGAAACTGTTTCATTGCGAAACGTGTGGAAAATTTTTTGTCTGTAAAAGTAATTTGACCGCACACAAACGAACCCACACGGGAGAGAAACCCTACCattgtgaaatatgtggaaaatccTTCCTTGAGAATTCCGGCCTCCTGCGTCACCGACGGATACACACGGGGGAAAAACTATTCCGTTGCGAAGTCTGTGGGAAACCTTTTCTCTCCAACAGTAATTTAACCACACATAAAAGGACCCATACTGGGGAAAGGCCTTATGGGTGTGGAATCTGTGGGAAATCTTTCTCTGATAAATCTACTCTTGTGGTTCACCAACGAATACACTCCGGAGAAAAACTGTTTCACTGTGAAGTTTGCGGAAAATCTTTTGCCACCAACAGTAATTTTACAGCACATAGAAGAGTACACACAGGTGAAAGACCCTATGAGTGTACAATATGTGATAAATCCTTCTCTGATAATTCTAGTTTTATACATCACCGAAgaattcatacgggagagaaaccatataagtGTGATATATGTGGGAAATCTTTTTCTGATAATTCTAATCTTGTCGTTCATCGGAGAATTCATACGGGAGAAAAACGATTTCGTTGTGGTCTGTGTGGGAAGTGTTTCGTCACTAACTGTGATTTAAACAAACATAAGAGAGTCCACTCTGGGGAAAAGCCTTTTCATTGTGacatatgtggtaaatcattctctgataattCCAGTCTCTCGGTTCACCGAAGAactcatactggggaaaaacgaTTCCGTTGTGAAATATGTACCAAGTCGTTTATCACTAATGGTCACTTAAAGTCCCACAAACGAATCCACTCTGGAGAGAAACCTTTCCGCTGTGacatctgtgggaaatcatttcgTCAGAACTCTTATCTCGTAGTCCACCAACGgatccacacaggagagaaaccattccaCTGTGAAATATGTGGTAAGTCTTTTGTGTCGAACAGTGATTTAACAAAACATATACGAgtccatactggagaaaaaccgtaTCGTTGTGAAACCTGTGGAAA ATCCTTTGTGTCAAACAGTGATTTAAGATCACATAAAAGGGTTCACACTGGGGAAAAACCCTTCTACTGTGAAAtgtgtggaaaatcattctctgataaaaTCAACGCTTGTAGTTCACCAAAGAATCCACGCTGA
- the LOC115226448 gene encoding zinc finger protein OZF-like isoform X1 yields MADVNHLDASVFNPLDSVTWTYNDMKPLCSETFIQERSLDRNIADYRCDICWKTFSSEDEVLTHREIHNRGKFYQCKVCGKGFVSDGDLTKHIRRHTGEKPYQCELCEKTFFENSSLVRHRRIHTGEKLFHCETCGKFFVCKSNLTAHKRTHTGEKPYHCEICGKSFLENSGLLRHRRIHTGEKLFRCEVCGKPFLSNSNLTTHKRTHTGERPYGCGICGKSFSDKSTLVVHQRIHSGEKLFHCEVCGKSFATNSNFTAHRRVHTGERPYECTICDKSFSDNSSFIHHRRIHTGEKPYKCDICGKSFSDNSNLVVHRRIHTGEKRFRCGLCGKCFVTNCDLNKHKRVHSGEKPFHCDICGKSFSDNSSLSVHRRTHTGEKRFRCEICTKSFITNGHLKSHKRIHSGEKPFRCDICGKSFRQNSYLVVHQRIHTGEKPFHCEICGKSFVSNSDLTKHIRVHTGEKPYRCETCGKSFVSNSDLRSHKRVHTGEKPFYCEMCGKSFSDKSTLVGHQRIHAENKSPTIMK; encoded by the exons ATGGCAGACGTTAATCACTTGGACGCttctgtttttaaccctttag attCAGTGACGTGGACATACAATGATATGAAACCGTTATGTAGTGAGACATTTATTCAAGAACGATCGTTGGATAGAAACATTGCTGACTACCGCTGTGATATTTGTTGGAAAACCTTCTCTTCGGAAGATGAAGTTTTGACACACCGAGAAATACACAACAGGGGAAAATTCTATCAATGTAAAGTGTGCGGGAAAGGTTTTGTTTCTGATGGCGATTTAACCAAACATATACGAAGGCACACGGGAGaaaaaccttatcagtgtgagtTATGTGAGAAAACGTTCTTTGAGAATTCTAGTCTCGTACGTCACCGTAGAATACACACGGGGGAGAAACTGTTTCATTGCGAAACGTGTGGAAAATTTTTTGTCTGTAAAAGTAATTTGACCGCACACAAACGAACCCACACGGGAGAGAAACCCTACCattgtgaaatatgtggaaaatccTTCCTTGAGAATTCCGGCCTCCTGCGTCACCGACGGATACACACGGGGGAAAAACTATTCCGTTGCGAAGTCTGTGGGAAACCTTTTCTCTCCAACAGTAATTTAACCACACATAAAAGGACCCATACTGGGGAAAGGCCTTATGGGTGTGGAATCTGTGGGAAATCTTTCTCTGATAAATCTACTCTTGTGGTTCACCAACGAATACACTCCGGAGAAAAACTGTTTCACTGTGAAGTTTGCGGAAAATCTTTTGCCACCAACAGTAATTTTACAGCACATAGAAGAGTACACACAGGTGAAAGACCCTATGAGTGTACAATATGTGATAAATCCTTCTCTGATAATTCTAGTTTTATACATCACCGAAgaattcatacgggagagaaaccatataagtGTGATATATGTGGGAAATCTTTTTCTGATAATTCTAATCTTGTCGTTCATCGGAGAATTCATACGGGAGAAAAACGATTTCGTTGTGGTCTGTGTGGGAAGTGTTTCGTCACTAACTGTGATTTAAACAAACATAAGAGAGTCCACTCTGGGGAAAAGCCTTTTCATTGTGacatatgtggtaaatcattctctgataattCCAGTCTCTCGGTTCACCGAAGAactcatactggggaaaaacgaTTCCGTTGTGAAATATGTACCAAGTCGTTTATCACTAATGGTCACTTAAAGTCCCACAAACGAATCCACTCTGGAGAGAAACCTTTCCGCTGTGacatctgtgggaaatcatttcgTCAGAACTCTTATCTCGTAGTCCACCAACGgatccacacaggagagaaaccattccaCTGTGAAATATGTGGTAAGTCTTTTGTGTCGAACAGTGATTTAACAAAACATATACGAgtccatactggagaaaaaccgtaTCGTTGTGAAACCTGTGGAAAATCCTTCGTGTCAAACAGTGATTTAAGATCACATAAAAGGGTTCACACCGGGGAAAAACCCTTCTACTGTGAAAtgtgtggaaaatcattctctgataaatCAACACTTGTAGGTCACCAAAGAATCCACGCTGAAAATAAAAGCCCTACCATTATGAAATAA
- the LOC115226448 gene encoding zinc finger protein OZF-like isoform X3, with translation MADVNHLDTSVFNPLDSVTWTYNDMKPLCSETFIQERSLDRNIADYRCDICWKTFSSEDEVLTHREIHNRGKFYQCKVCGKGFVSDGDLTKHIRRHTGEKPYQCELCEKTFFENSSLVRHRRIHTGEKLFHCETCGKFFVCKSNLTAHKRTHTGEKPYHCEICGKSFLENSGLLRHRRIHTGEKLFRCEVCGKPFLSNSNLTTHKRTHTGERPYKCDICGKSFSDNSNLVVHRRIHTGEKRFRCGLCGKCFVTNCDLNKHKRVHSGEKPFHCDICGKSFSDNSSLSVHRRTHTGEKRFRCEICTKSFITNGHLKSHKRIHSGEKPFRCDICGKSFRQNSYLVVHQRIHTGEKPFHCEICGKSFVSNSDLTKHIRVHTGEKPYRCETCGKSFVSNSDLRSHKRVHTGEKPFYCEMCGKSFSDKSTLVGHQRIHAENKSPTIMK, from the exons ATGGCAGACGTTAATCACTTGGACACttctgtttttaaccctttagattCAGTGACGTGGACATACAATGATATGAAACCGTTATGTAGTGAGACATTTATTCAAGAACGATCGTTGGATAGAAACATTGCTGACTACCGCTGTGATATTTGTTGGAAAACCTTCTCTTCGGAAGATGAAGTTTTGACACACCGAGAAATACACAACAGGGGAAAATTCTATCAATGTAAAGTGTGCGGGAAAGGTTTTGTTTCTGATGGCGATTTAACCAAACATATACGAAGGCACACGGGAGaaaaaccttatcagtgtgagtTATGTGAGAAAACGTTCTTTGAGAATTCTAGTCTCGTACGTCACCGTAGAATACACACGGGGGAGAAACTGTTTCATTGCGAAACGTGTGGAAAATTTTTTGTCTGTAAAAGTAATTTGACCGCACACAAACGAACCCACACGGGAGAGAAACCCTACCattgtgaaatatgtggaaaatccTTCCTTGAGAATTCCGGCCTCCTGCGTCACCGACGGATACACACGGGGGAAAAACTATTCCGTTGCGAAGTCTGTGGGAAACCTTTTCTCTCCAACAGTAATTTAACCACACATAAAAGGACCCATACTGGGGAAAG accatataagtGTGATATATGTGGGAAATCTTTTTCTGATAATTCTAATCTTGTCGTTCATCGGAGAATTCATACGGGAGAAAAACGATTTCGTTGTGGTCTGTGTGGGAAGTGTTTCGTCACTAACTGTGATTTAAACAAACATAAGAGAGTCCACTCTGGGGAAAAGCCTTTTCATTGTGacatatgtggtaaatcattctctgataattCCAGTCTCTCGGTTCACCGAAGAactcatactggggaaaaacgaTTCCGTTGTGAAATATGTACCAAGTCGTTTATCACTAATGGTCACTTAAAGTCCCACAAACGAATCCACTCTGGAGAGAAACCTTTCCGCTGTGacatctgtgggaaatcatttcgTCAGAACTCTTATCTCGTAGTCCACCAACGgatccacacaggagagaaaccattccaCTGTGAAATATGTGGTAAGTCTTTTGTGTCGAACAGTGATTTAACAAAACATATACGAgtccatactggagaaaaaccgtaTCGTTGTGAAACCTGTGGAAAATCCTTCGTGTCAAACAGTGATTTAAGATCACATAAAAGGGTTCACACCGGGGAAAAACCCTTCTACTGTGAAAtgtgtggaaaatcattctctgataaatCAACACTTGTAGGTCACCAAAGAATCCACGCTGAAAATAAAAGCCCTACCATTATGAAATAA